In the genome of Manis javanica isolate MJ-LG chromosome 17, MJ_LKY, whole genome shotgun sequence, one region contains:
- the HSDL1 gene encoding inactive hydroxysteroid dehydrogenase-like protein 1 isoform X1: MGHVGRGPRQRRRRRRGRRPRGSGGTSSKTAPALQAAMAAVDNFYLLYREIARSCNCYMEALALVGAWYTARKSVTLVCDFYSLIRLHFIPRLVSRADLIKQYGRWAVVSGATDGIGRAYAEELASRGLNIILISRNQEKLQMVAKDIADTYRVETDIIVADFSNGREIYDPIREALKDKDIGILVNNVGVFYPYPQYFTQVSEDKLWDIINVNMAAASLMVHMVLPGMVERKKGAVVTISSGSCCKPTPQLAVFSASKAYLDHFSRALQYEYASKGIFVQSLIPFYVATNRTAPGSFLHKCSWLVPSPKVYAHHAVSTLGISKRTTGYWSHSIQFLFAQYMPEWLWVWGANILNRSLRKEALSCKA, from the exons GCTGCCATGGCTGCCGTTGACAACTTCTACCTCTTGTATAGGGAAATCGCCAGGTCGTGCAATTGCTACATGGAAGCTCTAGCCTTGGTTGGAGCCTGGTATACGGCTAGGAAAAGCGTCACTCTGGTCTGTGACTTTTACAGCCTCATCAGGCTGCATTTTATCCCTCGCCTGGTGAGCAGAGCAGACCTGATCAAGCAGTATGGAAGATGGGCAGTCGTGAGTG GTGCGACAGATGGGATTGGAAGAGCCTATGCAGAAGAGTTAGCAAGCCGTGGTCTCAATATCATCCTGATTAGTCGGAACCAAGAGAAGTTGCAGATGGTTGCTAAAGACATAGCTGACACCTACAGAGTGGAAACCGATATTATAGTTGCAGACTTCAGCAACGGCCGTGAGATCTATGACCCGATCCGAGAAGCCTTGAAAGACAAAGACATTGGCATCCTGGTAAATAACGTAGGTGTGTTTTATCCCTACCCCCAGTATTTTACTCAGGTCTCCGAGGACAAACTCTGGGACATCATAAACGTGAACATGGCCGCAGCTAGCTTGATGGTCCACATGGTATTACCGGGAATGGTGGAGAGAAAGAAGGGCGCTGTTGTCACCATCTCCTCTGGCTCCTGCTGCAAACCAACTCCCCAGCTGGCTGTATTTTCCGCTTCCAAG GCATATTTAGACCACTTCAGCAGGGCACTGCAGTATGAATATGCTTCCAAAGGAATCTTTGTGCAGAGTCTGATCCCTTTCTACGTGGCTACCAACAGGACCGCACCTGGCAGCTTTCTGCACAAGTGCTCGTGGTTGGTGCCCTCACCCAAAGTATACGCGCATCACGCTGTTTCTACTCTTGGCATTTCAAAAAGGACCACAGGATACTGGTCCCATTCTATCCAG tttctttttgcaCAGTATATGCCTGAGTGGCTCTGGGTGTGGGGAGCAAATATTCTCAATCGTTCTTTACGGAAGGAGGCCTTATCCTGCAAAGCATGA
- the HSDL1 gene encoding inactive hydroxysteroid dehydrogenase-like protein 1 isoform X2, whose protein sequence is MAAVDNFYLLYREIARSCNCYMEALALVGAWYTARKSVTLVCDFYSLIRLHFIPRLVSRADLIKQYGRWAVVSGATDGIGRAYAEELASRGLNIILISRNQEKLQMVAKDIADTYRVETDIIVADFSNGREIYDPIREALKDKDIGILVNNVGVFYPYPQYFTQVSEDKLWDIINVNMAAASLMVHMVLPGMVERKKGAVVTISSGSCCKPTPQLAVFSASKAYLDHFSRALQYEYASKGIFVQSLIPFYVATNRTAPGSFLHKCSWLVPSPKVYAHHAVSTLGISKRTTGYWSHSIQFLFAQYMPEWLWVWGANILNRSLRKEALSCKA, encoded by the exons ATGGCTGCCGTTGACAACTTCTACCTCTTGTATAGGGAAATCGCCAGGTCGTGCAATTGCTACATGGAAGCTCTAGCCTTGGTTGGAGCCTGGTATACGGCTAGGAAAAGCGTCACTCTGGTCTGTGACTTTTACAGCCTCATCAGGCTGCATTTTATCCCTCGCCTGGTGAGCAGAGCAGACCTGATCAAGCAGTATGGAAGATGGGCAGTCGTGAGTG GTGCGACAGATGGGATTGGAAGAGCCTATGCAGAAGAGTTAGCAAGCCGTGGTCTCAATATCATCCTGATTAGTCGGAACCAAGAGAAGTTGCAGATGGTTGCTAAAGACATAGCTGACACCTACAGAGTGGAAACCGATATTATAGTTGCAGACTTCAGCAACGGCCGTGAGATCTATGACCCGATCCGAGAAGCCTTGAAAGACAAAGACATTGGCATCCTGGTAAATAACGTAGGTGTGTTTTATCCCTACCCCCAGTATTTTACTCAGGTCTCCGAGGACAAACTCTGGGACATCATAAACGTGAACATGGCCGCAGCTAGCTTGATGGTCCACATGGTATTACCGGGAATGGTGGAGAGAAAGAAGGGCGCTGTTGTCACCATCTCCTCTGGCTCCTGCTGCAAACCAACTCCCCAGCTGGCTGTATTTTCCGCTTCCAAG GCATATTTAGACCACTTCAGCAGGGCACTGCAGTATGAATATGCTTCCAAAGGAATCTTTGTGCAGAGTCTGATCCCTTTCTACGTGGCTACCAACAGGACCGCACCTGGCAGCTTTCTGCACAAGTGCTCGTGGTTGGTGCCCTCACCCAAAGTATACGCGCATCACGCTGTTTCTACTCTTGGCATTTCAAAAAGGACCACAGGATACTGGTCCCATTCTATCCAG tttctttttgcaCAGTATATGCCTGAGTGGCTCTGGGTGTGGGGAGCAAATATTCTCAATCGTTCTTTACGGAAGGAGGCCTTATCCTGCAAAGCATGA